The Nocardia sp. XZ_19_385 genome contains a region encoding:
- a CDS encoding TetR/AcrR family transcriptional regulator, producing MPRRRPTQERSKRKFDALLQSSRELLTEVGFESFTCEEVAARAEVPIGTLYQFFANKYVIVCELNRQDLVAVSQELADFHGEVPSLDWLRHMNQFVDHMAGLWMTDPSRREVWLAMQSTPSTRATGAIHEKEFAEVVAQMLRPLTPRTPRARRTMMAEVLVHVVYSMLNFSVQDEQSHKDAVSELKRLMVAYLLVAEKESRSASGK from the coding sequence ATGCCGCGCCGCCGGCCCACGCAGGAGCGCAGCAAGCGAAAGTTCGATGCCCTGCTGCAGTCATCCCGCGAACTGCTCACCGAGGTCGGGTTCGAGTCGTTCACCTGTGAAGAGGTAGCGGCCCGCGCGGAGGTGCCGATCGGCACGCTGTACCAGTTCTTCGCCAACAAGTACGTGATCGTCTGCGAACTGAACCGTCAAGACCTGGTGGCAGTCTCACAGGAGCTCGCCGACTTCCACGGCGAGGTCCCGTCGCTGGACTGGTTGCGGCACATGAACCAGTTCGTCGACCACATGGCGGGCCTGTGGATGACCGACCCGTCCCGGCGCGAGGTCTGGCTTGCCATGCAGTCGACGCCGTCGACGCGGGCGACAGGGGCGATCCACGAAAAGGAGTTCGCCGAAGTCGTCGCGCAGATGCTGCGACCCCTCACCCCGCGCACGCCGCGGGCAAGGCGCACCATGATGGCCGAGGTCCTCGTGCACGTCGTGTATTCGATGTTGAACTTCTCGGTGCAGGACGAGCAGAGTCACAAGGACGCGGTGTCGGAATTGAAGCGACTCATGGTCGCGTATCTCCTTGTGGCCGAAAAGGAATCCCGTTCCGCCAGCGGCAAATAG
- a CDS encoding holo-ACP synthase has protein sequence MTILGIGLDLVTISEFAEQLERSGTTMVRESFTAGERRYCQSKPTDSARHYAARWAAKEAVIKAWASTRFARSPQIGDNPYPLIEVVNDAWGRPSIKLHGLAAEFLPRVRVHLSLTHDGDTAAAMVILEDPGELADIIEGRSATQ, from the coding sequence GTGACCATCCTGGGTATCGGCCTGGACCTGGTGACCATCTCGGAGTTCGCGGAACAGCTCGAACGTTCCGGAACCACCATGGTCCGGGAGAGTTTCACCGCGGGGGAGCGCCGCTACTGCCAGAGCAAGCCGACCGACTCGGCGCGCCACTACGCCGCCCGCTGGGCCGCCAAAGAAGCGGTGATCAAAGCCTGGGCGTCCACCCGCTTCGCCCGCAGCCCCCAAATCGGCGACAACCCATACCCTTTGATCGAGGTCGTCAACGACGCCTGGGGACGCCCCAGCATCAAATTGCACGGCCTCGCAGCCGAATTCCTGCCCCGGGTAAGGGTTCACCTCTCGCTGACCCACGACGGCGACACCGCTGCCGCAATGGTCATCCTGGAGGATCCAGGCGAACTCGCGGACATCATCGAGGGCCGCAGCGCCACCCAGTAG
- a CDS encoding ABC transporter permease: MTTLTRSAVDAGTMLDRNIRHTLRSPDSMIVTIALPILILLMFVYVFGGAIDVGPGAYIDYVVPGIILLCAGFGAGVTAPSLTTDLTTGIIDRFRSMAISRTAVLTGHVVESLIRNMLTTGIVILVAVALGFRPTADPLRWLGALGVIAMFIFALSWVAAALGVLAKNPEAANGFTFVFMFLPYVSSAFVPPESMPTALHWFAENQPVTPVIETVRGLLMGTPIGNSALLAVLWCAGIALAGYLAAGVLFRLRTKD, translated from the coding sequence ATGACAACGCTCACACGCTCCGCCGTCGACGCGGGCACCATGCTCGATCGCAATATCCGGCACACGCTGCGCAGCCCTGATTCCATGATCGTGACGATCGCACTGCCGATCTTGATCCTGCTGATGTTCGTCTACGTCTTCGGTGGCGCGATCGACGTCGGGCCAGGTGCCTACATCGACTACGTGGTGCCCGGAATCATCCTGCTGTGCGCGGGATTCGGGGCCGGCGTCACCGCGCCCAGCCTCACCACCGATCTCACCACCGGCATCATCGACCGGTTCCGCTCCATGGCCATCTCCCGGACCGCGGTGCTCACCGGGCATGTGGTGGAGAGTCTTATCCGCAACATGCTCACCACCGGGATCGTCATCCTGGTGGCGGTGGCGCTCGGCTTCCGGCCGACCGCCGACCCGCTGCGCTGGCTCGGCGCGCTCGGCGTCATCGCGATGTTCATTTTCGCGCTGTCCTGGGTGGCCGCGGCGCTCGGCGTGCTGGCCAAGAATCCGGAGGCGGCCAACGGGTTCACCTTCGTCTTCATGTTCCTGCCCTATGTGAGCAGCGCGTTCGTGCCGCCGGAGTCGATGCCGACGGCCCTGCACTGGTTCGCCGAGAACCAGCCGGTCACACCCGTCATCGAGACCGTGCGCGGACTGCTGATGGGTACGCCGATCGGGAACAGCGCGCTGCTGGCGGTGCTGTGGTGTGCCGGGATCGCGCTGGCCGGATACCTGGCGGCCGGCGTGCTGTTCCGGTTGCGCACCAAGGACTGA
- a CDS encoding type I polyketide synthase, which translates to MTINESTETGTGTNAKVSAQRAGTSKDMRAPLVDRLLSGTPYALAFGGQGAQWLGELEEIGRDSALEPELTALVNEAATLLEPVAAQLLVVRPVGFDPVGWMLEDELADEETSAAPSEHVLRSAAVSMPGVLLTQLAALKALKLQGLDPAEHAPVAVVGHSQGRLAATAVEQAGARDAELLAIAQMIGAAAGLVARRRGLMPVGERSPMVAVSNVDPARLRQVVAEVGAGVDPLAAAVVSIVNGRRRAVLSGTPAQLERVRQRCAQIHDEQAKARDSKVRGGSVFAPVFEDLTVDVAFHHPALGDTVDLVSGWAEQCGLDAALAGALAREILVDPIDWVATVDAAVASGAQWLLDLGPGDLLSRLTSGSLKGTGVGIVAAATRAGQRSLLTPGAAPEVAQPWTAFAPKPVRLPNGRIVVETAFTKLTGRSPVLLAGMTPTTVDAKIVAAAANAGHWAELAGGGQVTEQIFADRVTELKTLLHPGRTVQFNSLFLDPYLWKLQLGGKRLVQKARAAGAPFDGVIVTAGIPELEEAVALIHELAEVGIAHVAFKPGTVAQIRAVLRIADQVPDYPVIMHIEGGKAGGHHSWEDLDDLLLETYAELRNRDNVVVCVGGGIGTPERATEYLTGEWATPYGYPVMPLDGVLVGTAAMATLEATTAPEVKQLLVDTPGTPDWVGAGTANGGMASGRSQLGADIHEIDNAASRTGRLLDEVAGDAEAVAKRKDEIIAALNATAKPYFGDVTTMTYQDWLERYVELAVGLDRRKDFDCGSDLGDAIREATSSVWLDITWRDRFAEMVRRTESRLHPADRGDIPTLFASDDAFERPVDALCALKEQYPAATQTLLHPADVPFFVSLCKTPGKPVNFVPVVDGDVRRWWRSDSLWQAHDPRYSADQVCVIPGTVAVAGITRVDEPVGELLDRFEQDTAYSLVRAGVVPVAVDARRVAGVTAGPIDAVLAAPDVDWAGRTTINPIHRLGDLDEWTVDGKGAVHPRTGATLVETTGPEADHSYVELNVPLLGRDSVTIRITVPASTFNGGAPVITEADADTAMSALLAVAAGQSLPEVKGGTAHLNIAWTPDLIADHAGVTGSGMPATLSTLGRTVPDVLVGACWPAVFAVLGATRTADGGRGMAGGEADGAGGHSVIEGMLDLVHLDHQIELVGELPSDTSVLVVRAKAGETVDTDMGRVVEVRVKITGMLDRPETGLSMPTVATLTERFAIRGRNGAGELSDPQRAAGSLSESAVDTPRRRRRDVTIVAPRTMHAFAHVSGDHNPIHTSDSAAKLAGLGGPIVHGMWLSAAAQHAVSAVDPESSVPARTMTAWTTRFLGMVRPGAEIDVRVERVAVDAGAEIIEVSCRTGGDLVMTATGRTAAPKTVYAFPGQGIQRKGMGLDARSRSKAAKEVWERADKHTRDALGFSILAVVRDNPTYLKARGVEHRHPDGVLHLTQFTQVAMAVLGVAQVAELREAGAFVEGAMLAGHSVGEYNALAAVAGVLPLEAVLEVVFQRGSAMHELVPRDAQGRSDYRMAAIRPSQIGLPDDEVIGFVSGIGEQVGEFLEVVNLNLRGSQYAIAGTVAGLEALETEIDRRRAEFGGKRAYIMVPGIDVPFHSTVLRKGVPEFRHKLEQLLPEVLDPEVLVGRYIPNLVPRPFNLERAFLQEIADLVPSEPLNEVLADFDSWAQRPAELCRVVLIELLAWQFASPVRWIETQDLLFTDTAHGGLGVERFVEIGLGATPTVANLASQTLKLPDFGGVTVEVLNIEREAAVVYSTDTDPAPVDEPADEPAETSTAAAPVAAAPVAAPAAASGGPRPDDIVFSAADATRVLIALWTKLRLDQIGPVDTIEGLCDGVSSRRNQLLVDLGAELSLGAIDGAADADMGALSATVERLARTYKPFGSVLSDAIGDHLRKVFGPSGKRPAAIAERVKKVWELGDGWASHVTAEVSLGTREGASVRGGDLGGLVAGALGDAASVDAAIDAAVQAVAARRGVAVSLPSAGGGGGATVDAAALGEFTEQITGRGGVLATAARVVLEQLGLTEQISAPEASTDTLVDLVSAELGSDWPRLVAPAFDAKKAVLIDDRWATAREDLARLWLDTDTADIAVDGYVGAGEAVAAQANWWRDRAKHEARSVLAGVYGQIAEAALRTDDAGLWSDDIAVITGASKGSIAASVTGRLLGGGATVVVTTSSLNDDRLAFYRKLYRENARHGAALWVVPANMASYQDIDALIDWVGTEQVDNAGGAKIKTKDAMTPTLLLPFAAPRVAGDLADAGARAEMEMRVLLWSVERLIGGLSKLGADHDVDAKLHVVLPGSPNRGLFGGDGAYGEAKAALDAVVAKWRAEKSWSTRVTLVHALIGWVRGTGLMGHNDPMVEAVEKAGVQTWSTSEMADELLKWCTSRARQVTTTGPQQIDLTGGLARAKLDLPALAKQAAEQAEAETATESLAAVTIPALPAPPTLSSALPVPEWGEVTADLADMVVIVGAGELGPYGSARTRFEVEVDDELSAAGVLELAWTTGLVTWENDPKPGWYDTDSGDFVPESELAERYHDAVVERCGVRRYADEGAMVDNTAPLMTSVFLDQDLSFTVGSEAEARAFHAAGPEQTIITPVADSGDWTVTRKAGTEIRVPRRAKLSRTVGGQIPTGWDPTIWGISADMAASVDRVALWNIVCTVDAFLSSGFSPAELMSWVHPSLVANTQGTGMGGMSSMRSLYIDNLLGEPRPNDILQEALPNVALAHVVQSYVGSYGAMVHPVAACATAAVSVEEGVDKIRLGKAELVVAGGYDDLGIEGIVGFGDMSATADSAAMSAKGISDRYFSRANDRRRGGFVESQGGGTVLLARGDVALEMGLPVLGVVAYAQSFADGVHTSIPAPGLGALGAGRGGRESRFANELRKLGVGADDIAVISKHDTSTAANDPNESELHERLATAIGRSAGAPMFVVSQKSLTGHAKGGAAAFQLIGLCQVLENGVVPPNRSLDCVDEKMQAYPHLVWAREPLRFGERFPLKAGLVTSLGFGHVSGLLAIVHPEAFIQAIEPGRREEYQAKAQERQLNGRQRFAEAMCGGAPLYERPADRRLGADGTPAKQIRQLEADVLLSPTARLSENGTYRADGFGCGTGAVIVGQLDEGATS; encoded by the coding sequence TTGACGATCAACGAGAGCACTGAGACCGGGACCGGAACGAACGCGAAGGTGAGTGCCCAGCGGGCTGGGACGTCGAAAGACATGCGGGCGCCGTTGGTCGATCGTCTGCTGAGCGGTACTCCGTACGCGCTGGCATTCGGCGGACAGGGTGCGCAATGGCTGGGTGAGCTGGAGGAGATCGGGCGCGACAGCGCCCTGGAGCCCGAGCTCACCGCGTTGGTCAACGAGGCGGCCACACTGCTGGAACCCGTTGCGGCGCAACTGCTGGTGGTGCGACCGGTGGGTTTCGACCCGGTCGGCTGGATGCTCGAAGACGAGCTCGCCGATGAGGAGACCTCGGCCGCGCCGTCGGAGCACGTACTGCGGTCGGCCGCGGTATCGATGCCCGGCGTGCTGCTGACTCAGCTCGCCGCGCTGAAGGCGCTGAAGTTGCAGGGGCTGGATCCGGCCGAGCATGCGCCGGTGGCCGTGGTCGGGCATTCGCAGGGCCGATTGGCGGCGACCGCGGTCGAACAAGCCGGCGCGCGCGATGCCGAACTGCTGGCGATTGCCCAGATGATCGGTGCCGCAGCGGGTTTGGTGGCGCGTCGGCGCGGCTTGATGCCGGTGGGCGAGCGCTCGCCGATGGTCGCGGTCTCGAATGTCGATCCGGCGCGGTTGCGCCAGGTCGTGGCCGAGGTCGGCGCGGGCGTGGATCCGCTTGCCGCCGCGGTGGTTTCGATCGTCAACGGCCGTCGCCGCGCGGTGCTGTCCGGCACCCCGGCGCAGCTGGAGCGAGTTCGCCAGCGCTGCGCGCAGATTCACGACGAGCAGGCCAAGGCCCGCGATTCCAAGGTGCGCGGCGGCTCGGTGTTCGCGCCGGTGTTCGAGGACCTGACGGTCGACGTCGCGTTCCATCACCCGGCGCTGGGGGACACCGTCGACCTGGTCAGCGGCTGGGCCGAGCAGTGCGGGCTGGATGCGGCGCTCGCGGGCGCGCTCGCCCGAGAGATCCTGGTCGACCCGATCGACTGGGTCGCCACCGTGGACGCCGCGGTCGCCAGTGGCGCGCAATGGCTGCTGGACCTGGGCCCGGGCGATCTGCTGAGCCGGCTCACCTCGGGTTCGCTGAAGGGCACCGGCGTCGGCATCGTCGCCGCCGCCACGCGCGCCGGGCAGCGCAGCCTGCTCACGCCGGGCGCCGCCCCGGAGGTCGCCCAGCCGTGGACGGCGTTCGCGCCGAAGCCGGTCCGGTTGCCGAACGGGCGCATCGTGGTGGAGACGGCGTTCACCAAGCTGACCGGTCGTTCGCCGGTGCTGCTCGCGGGCATGACGCCCACCACTGTCGACGCGAAAATCGTTGCGGCCGCGGCCAATGCGGGGCACTGGGCGGAGCTGGCCGGTGGCGGCCAGGTGACCGAGCAGATCTTCGCCGACCGCGTCACCGAACTGAAGACGCTGCTGCACCCGGGTCGCACGGTGCAGTTCAACTCGTTGTTCCTCGACCCGTACCTGTGGAAGTTGCAGCTCGGCGGCAAGCGCCTGGTGCAGAAGGCCCGGGCAGCGGGCGCTCCGTTCGACGGCGTCATCGTCACCGCCGGTATCCCGGAGCTGGAAGAAGCCGTCGCGCTGATCCACGAGCTCGCCGAGGTCGGCATCGCGCACGTCGCCTTCAAGCCGGGCACCGTCGCCCAGATCCGCGCGGTGCTGCGCATCGCCGACCAGGTCCCGGACTACCCGGTGATCATGCACATCGAGGGCGGCAAGGCCGGCGGGCACCACTCCTGGGAAGACCTGGACGACCTGCTGCTGGAGACCTACGCCGAACTGCGCAACCGCGACAACGTGGTGGTCTGCGTCGGCGGCGGCATCGGAACCCCCGAGCGCGCAACGGAATACCTCACCGGCGAGTGGGCCACGCCGTACGGCTACCCCGTGATGCCCCTCGATGGTGTCCTGGTCGGCACCGCCGCCATGGCGACCCTGGAGGCCACCACCGCACCCGAGGTCAAGCAGCTGCTCGTCGACACCCCGGGTACCCCCGACTGGGTGGGCGCGGGCACCGCGAATGGTGGAATGGCATCCGGCCGTAGCCAATTGGGCGCCGACATTCACGAGATCGACAACGCCGCCTCGCGCACCGGCCGCCTGCTGGACGAGGTCGCCGGTGACGCCGAGGCTGTCGCGAAGCGCAAAGACGAGATCATCGCGGCGCTGAACGCCACCGCCAAGCCGTATTTCGGCGACGTCACCACCATGACCTACCAGGATTGGCTGGAGCGCTACGTCGAGCTCGCGGTCGGCCTGGACCGCCGCAAGGACTTCGACTGCGGTAGCGATCTCGGCGACGCCATCCGTGAGGCCACCAGCTCGGTGTGGCTCGACATCACCTGGCGTGACCGGTTCGCGGAGATGGTGCGCCGCACCGAATCTCGCCTGCACCCGGCCGATCGTGGCGATATCCCCACGCTGTTCGCCTCGGACGACGCGTTCGAGCGCCCCGTGGACGCGCTGTGCGCGCTGAAGGAGCAGTACCCGGCCGCCACGCAGACGCTGCTGCATCCGGCCGACGTGCCGTTCTTCGTCAGCCTGTGCAAGACCCCCGGCAAGCCGGTGAACTTCGTGCCCGTCGTCGACGGCGACGTGCGCCGCTGGTGGCGCTCGGATTCGCTGTGGCAGGCCCATGACCCGCGTTACTCGGCCGATCAGGTGTGCGTCATCCCCGGCACGGTGGCCGTCGCGGGCATCACCCGCGTCGACGAGCCGGTCGGCGAGCTGCTCGACCGCTTCGAGCAGGACACCGCGTACTCCCTGGTGCGCGCCGGTGTCGTGCCGGTCGCCGTGGACGCGCGTCGTGTCGCCGGCGTGACCGCCGGTCCGATCGACGCGGTGCTGGCCGCCCCGGATGTCGACTGGGCGGGCCGCACCACCATCAACCCGATCCACCGCCTCGGCGATCTGGACGAGTGGACCGTCGACGGCAAGGGCGCGGTGCACCCGCGCACCGGCGCCACCCTGGTCGAGACCACCGGACCGGAAGCCGATCACTCCTATGTCGAGCTGAATGTGCCGCTGCTGGGCCGTGATTCGGTCACCATCCGGATCACTGTCCCGGCCTCCACATTCAATGGCGGCGCCCCCGTGATCACCGAGGCCGATGCCGACACCGCGATGTCCGCGCTGCTCGCGGTCGCCGCGGGACAGTCGCTGCCGGAGGTCAAGGGCGGCACCGCACACCTCAATATCGCCTGGACCCCGGACCTCATCGCCGACCACGCCGGTGTCACCGGTTCGGGCATGCCGGCCACGCTCAGCACGCTGGGCCGCACCGTCCCCGACGTGCTGGTCGGGGCCTGCTGGCCCGCCGTCTTCGCGGTGCTCGGGGCGACTCGCACCGCCGATGGCGGCCGGGGGATGGCAGGAGGCGAAGCCGACGGGGCGGGTGGGCACAGCGTCATCGAGGGCATGCTCGATCTGGTCCACCTCGATCATCAGATCGAACTGGTCGGCGAATTGCCTTCCGACACCAGCGTTCTGGTGGTCCGTGCCAAGGCGGGCGAGACCGTCGACACCGATATGGGACGCGTCGTCGAGGTCCGGGTGAAGATCACCGGGATGCTCGACAGGCCCGAGACCGGCCTGTCCATGCCGACCGTGGCCACCCTCACCGAGCGGTTCGCGATCCGTGGCCGCAACGGTGCGGGCGAGCTGTCCGATCCGCAGCGCGCGGCGGGGTCGCTGTCGGAGAGCGCGGTCGACACCCCGCGTCGCCGTCGTCGCGATGTCACCATCGTCGCGCCGCGCACCATGCACGCTTTCGCGCACGTCTCCGGCGACCACAACCCGATCCACACCAGCGACTCCGCCGCCAAGCTGGCGGGGCTCGGCGGCCCGATCGTGCACGGCATGTGGCTCTCGGCCGCCGCGCAGCACGCGGTGTCCGCGGTGGATCCCGAAAGTTCGGTTCCCGCACGCACTATGACCGCGTGGACCACCCGCTTCCTGGGCATGGTCCGCCCCGGCGCCGAGATCGACGTGCGCGTCGAGCGGGTCGCGGTGGACGCGGGCGCCGAAATCATCGAGGTCTCCTGCCGCACCGGCGGCGACCTGGTGATGACCGCGACCGGTCGCACCGCCGCCCCGAAGACCGTCTACGCCTTCCCGGGCCAGGGCATCCAGCGCAAGGGCATGGGCCTGGACGCGCGCTCGCGGTCCAAGGCCGCCAAGGAGGTCTGGGAGCGTGCCGACAAGCACACCCGCGACGCGCTGGGCTTCTCCATCCTCGCGGTGGTGCGGGACAACCCGACCTACCTCAAGGCGCGTGGTGTCGAGCACCGGCACCCGGACGGTGTGCTGCACCTGACCCAGTTCACCCAGGTGGCGATGGCGGTCCTCGGTGTCGCGCAGGTCGCCGAGCTGCGTGAGGCCGGTGCGTTCGTCGAGGGCGCCATGCTGGCCGGGCACTCGGTCGGCGAGTACAACGCGCTCGCCGCCGTCGCCGGAGTGCTGCCGCTGGAGGCAGTGCTCGAGGTGGTGTTCCAGCGCGGCTCCGCCATGCACGAGCTGGTGCCGCGTGATGCGCAGGGCCGCAGCGACTATCGGATGGCCGCGATCCGTCCCTCGCAGATCGGGCTGCCCGACGACGAGGTCATCGGATTCGTCTCCGGTATCGGCGAGCAGGTCGGCGAGTTCCTCGAGGTCGTGAACCTGAACCTGCGCGGCTCGCAGTACGCCATCGCGGGCACAGTCGCGGGCCTGGAGGCTCTGGAGACCGAAATCGACCGTCGCCGTGCCGAATTCGGTGGCAAGCGCGCCTACATCATGGTGCCCGGCATCGACGTGCCGTTCCACTCCACGGTGCTGCGCAAGGGTGTTCCGGAGTTCCGGCACAAGCTCGAGCAGCTGCTGCCCGAGGTGCTGGATCCGGAAGTGCTTGTCGGACGCTATATCCCGAACCTGGTGCCGCGGCCGTTCAACCTGGAGCGCGCTTTCCTGCAGGAGATCGCGGATCTGGTGCCGTCGGAGCCGTTGAACGAGGTGCTCGCCGACTTCGACAGCTGGGCGCAGCGTCCGGCCGAACTGTGCCGGGTCGTCCTGATCGAGCTGCTGGCCTGGCAGTTCGCCAGCCCGGTGCGCTGGATCGAGACCCAGGACCTGCTGTTCACCGACACCGCCCACGGTGGCCTCGGAGTCGAGCGGTTCGTCGAAATCGGTTTGGGCGCAACGCCTACCGTAGCGAACCTGGCCAGCCAGACACTGAAGCTGCCGGACTTCGGCGGCGTCACCGTCGAGGTGCTCAATATCGAGCGTGAGGCGGCGGTCGTGTACTCGACCGACACCGATCCCGCGCCGGTCGACGAGCCCGCCGACGAGCCTGCTGAAACCTCCACTGCCGCAGCGCCTGTGGCCGCTGCCCCGGTTGCGGCTCCGGCCGCGGCCTCCGGCGGTCCCCGTCCGGACGACATCGTGTTCTCCGCCGCCGACGCCACCCGCGTGCTGATCGCGCTGTGGACCAAGTTGCGGCTGGATCAGATCGGCCCGGTCGACACCATCGAGGGCCTGTGCGACGGCGTCTCCTCGCGGCGTAACCAGCTGCTCGTCGACCTCGGTGCGGAGCTCTCGCTCGGCGCCATCGACGGTGCGGCCGACGCCGACATGGGCGCGCTCTCCGCGACCGTCGAGCGCCTGGCCCGCACCTACAAGCCGTTCGGCTCGGTGCTGTCCGACGCCATCGGCGACCACCTGCGCAAGGTCTTCGGCCCGTCCGGCAAGCGGCCCGCCGCCATCGCCGAACGCGTCAAGAAGGTGTGGGAACTGGGCGACGGCTGGGCCAGCCACGTCACCGCCGAGGTTTCGCTCGGCACCCGCGAAGGCGCCAGTGTGCGCGGCGGCGATCTGGGCGGATTGGTCGCCGGTGCGCTCGGCGACGCGGCCTCGGTCGACGCGGCCATCGACGCCGCCGTCCAGGCGGTCGCGGCGCGGCGCGGTGTCGCGGTGTCGCTGCCCTCCGCCGGTGGCGGCGGGGGAGCGACCGTGGACGCGGCGGCGCTGGGTGAGTTCACCGAGCAGATCACCGGACGCGGCGGCGTACTCGCCACGGCGGCCCGGGTGGTGCTCGAGCAGCTCGGCTTGACCGAGCAGATCTCCGCTCCGGAAGCCAGCACCGACACCCTGGTGGATCTGGTCTCGGCCGAATTGGGTTCGGACTGGCCGCGTTTGGTCGCGCCCGCGTTCGATGCCAAGAAGGCCGTGCTGATCGACGACCGCTGGGCCACTGCCCGCGAGGATCTGGCCAGGCTGTGGCTGGACACCGACACCGCCGACATTGCCGTCGACGGTTACGTAGGTGCGGGCGAAGCCGTTGCGGCGCAGGCGAACTGGTGGCGAGATCGCGCCAAGCACGAGGCGCGCTCGGTACTCGCCGGGGTCTACGGCCAGATCGCCGAAGCCGCGCTGCGCACCGACGACGCGGGTCTGTGGTCCGACGACATCGCCGTAATCACCGGCGCGAGTAAGGGTTCCATCGCGGCCTCGGTCACCGGGCGGCTGCTCGGCGGCGGTGCGACCGTCGTGGTCACCACCTCGAGCCTCAACGACGATCGGCTCGCGTTCTACCGCAAGCTCTACCGCGAGAACGCCCGGCACGGTGCGGCGCTGTGGGTGGTCCCGGCCAACATGGCGTCCTACCAGGACATCGACGCGCTGATCGACTGGGTCGGTACCGAACAGGTCGACAACGCCGGTGGCGCGAAGATCAAGACCAAGGACGCGATGACCCCCACCCTGCTGCTGCCGTTCGCGGCGCCGCGGGTCGCGGGTGACCTCGCCGACGCCGGCGCCCGCGCCGAAATGGAGATGCGGGTCCTGCTCTGGTCGGTCGAGCGTCTGATCGGCGGGCTGTCCAAGCTCGGCGCCGACCACGACGTGGACGCGAAACTGCATGTGGTGCTGCCGGGTTCGCCCAACCGCGGCCTGTTCGGCGGCGACGGCGCCTACGGCGAGGCCAAGGCCGCGCTGGATGCGGTGGTCGCCAAGTGGCGTGCCGAGAAGTCCTGGTCGACGCGGGTCACCCTGGTGCACGCGCTGATCGGCTGGGTGCGCGGCACCGGTCTGATGGGCCACAACGACCCGATGGTCGAGGCGGTCGAGAAGGCGGGCGTGCAGACCTGGTCCACCAGCGAGATGGCCGACGAGCTGCTCAAGTGGTGCACCTCGCGGGCCCGCCAGGTCACCACGACCGGACCGCAGCAGATCGACCTCACCGGCGGACTGGCCCGGGCGAAGCTGGACCTGCCCGCGCTGGCCAAGCAGGCCGCCGAGCAGGCCGAAGCCGAGACCGCGACCGAGTCCTTGGCGGCAGTGACCATTCCGGCGCTGCCCGCGCCGCCCACCCTGAGCTCGGCGCTGCCGGTGCCGGAGTGGGGTGAGGTCACCGCCGACCTCGCCGATATGGTCGTCATCGTCGGCGCCGGCGAGCTCGGTCCCTACGGTTCGGCGCGCACCCGCTTCGAGGTGGAGGTCGACGACGAGCTCTCCGCCGCGGGCGTGCTGGAGCTGGCCTGGACCACCGGCCTGGTCACCTGGGAGAACGATCCCAAGCCCGGCTGGTACGACACCGATTCCGGCGACTTCGTACCGGAATCCGAACTGGCCGAGCGCTACCACGACGCCGTCGTCGAACGCTGCGGTGTGCGCCGCTACGCCGACGAGGGCGCGATGGTCGACAACACCGCGCCGCTGATGACGTCGGTGTTCCTGGATCAGGACCTGTCGTTCACCGTCGGCAGCGAGGCCGAGGCGCGCGCTTTCCACGCCGCCGGCCCGGAGCAGACCATCATCACCCCGGTCGCCGACTCCGGCGACTGGACCGTTACCCGCAAGGCGGGCACCGAGATTCGGGTGCCGCGCCGGGCCAAGCTGTCGCGCACCGTCGGCGGTCAGATCCCCACCGGCTGGGATCCCACCATCTGGGGTATCTCCGCCGACATGGCCGCCTCGGTGGACCGGGTCGCGCTGTGGAACATCGTCTGCACCGTGGACGCGTTCCTGTCCTCCGGGTTCAGCCCGGCCGAGCTGATGAGCTGGGTGCACCCGTCGCTGGTGGCCAACACCCAGGGCACCGGCATGGGCGGCATGTCCTCGATGCGCTCGCTCTACATCGACAACCTGCTCGGTGAGCCGCGCCCGAACGACATTCTCCAAGAGGCACTTCCGAACGTCGCGCTCGCGCACGTCGTGCAGTCCTACGTCGGCAGCTACGGCGCGATGGTGCATCCGGTCGCGGCGTGCGCCACGGCCGCGGTGTCGGTCGAGGAAGGCGTCGACAAGATCCGGCTCGGCAAGGCCGAACTGGTGGTTGCCGGCGGCTACGACGATCTCGGCATCGAAGGCATCGTCGGCTTCGGTGACATGTCGGCCACCGCGGACTCGGCGGCCATGAGCGCCAAGGGCATCAGCGACCGCTACTTCTCCCGCGCCAACGACCGCCGTCGCGGCGGATTCGTCGAATCGCAGGGTGGCGGAACGGTTCTGCTGGCTCGCGGTGACGTGGCGCTGGAAATGGGTCTGCCGGTGCTCGGTGTGGTCGCCTACGCGCAGTCCTTCGCCGACGGTGTGCACACCTCCATCCCCGCGCCCGGTCTCGGTGCGCTGGGTGCGGGTCGCGGTGGCCGGGAGTCCCGGTTCGCCAACGAACTGCGCAAGCTCGGCGTCGGCGCGGACGACATCGCGGTGATCTCCAAGCACGACACCTCCACCGCCGCAAACGATCCCAACGAGTCCGAGCTGCACGAGCGCCTCGCCACGGCCATCGGACGCTCCGCGGGTGCGCCGATGTTCGTGGTGTCGCAGAAGAGCCTGACCGGGCACGCCAAGGGCGGTGCGGCCGCGTTCCAGCTGATCGGCCTGTGCCAGGTGCTGGAAAACGGTGTGGTGCCGCCGAACCGGAGCCTGGACTGTGTCGACGAGAAGATGCAGGCCTACCCGCACCTGGTGTGGGCGCGCGAACCGCTGCGCTTCGGCGAGCGTTTCCCGCTCAAGGCCGGTCTGGTCACCTCGCTCGGCTTCGGGCACGTGTCCGGTCTGCTCGCGATCGTGCACCCGGAGGCCTTCATTCAGGCCATCGAGCCGGGCCGGCGCGAGGAGTACCAGGCCAAGGCGCAGGAACGGCAGCTGAACGGCCGGCAGCGGTTCGCCGAGGCCATGTGCGGCGGTGCGCCGCTGTACGAGCGTCCCGCCGACCGTCGCCTGGGCGCGGATGGCACGCCCGCCAAGCAGATTCGTCAGCTCGAAGCCGACGTGCTGCTCTCGCCCACCGCCCGGCTGAGCGAGAACGGCACCTACCGCGCCGACGGATTCGGTTGCGGCACCGGCGCTGTCATCGTGGGCCAGCTGGACGAAGGCGCCACCTCGTAG